In one window of Flavobacterium ginsengisoli DNA:
- a CDS encoding SIR2 family NAD-dependent protein deacylase, translated as MKKKLVVLTGAGISAESGIKTFRDSDGLWEGHDVMEVATPEGWYKNQELVLDFYNKRRQQLKEVNPNLGHIILAELEKDFDVQIITQNVDDLHERAGSTNVLHLHGELLKVRSTQNKNLILDWTEDLHTGDLDTNGNQLRPHIVWFGEEVPALEEAIDITETADYFAVIGTSLQVYPAAGLIAYTPSTTPVFYIDPKPIAIPNLRNKVETIAKFASEGVTDMREKLLTLEKTT; from the coding sequence ATGAAAAAGAAACTTGTTGTTTTAACAGGAGCAGGAATTAGCGCCGAAAGCGGAATTAAAACTTTTCGTGACAGCGATGGATTATGGGAAGGACATGATGTAATGGAAGTTGCCACTCCAGAAGGCTGGTACAAAAATCAGGAATTGGTGCTGGATTTTTATAATAAAAGACGCCAGCAGTTAAAAGAAGTAAATCCGAATTTGGGTCACATAATTTTGGCCGAATTGGAAAAAGATTTCGACGTACAAATTATCACTCAAAATGTTGACGATCTTCATGAGCGTGCAGGAAGCACAAACGTTTTACATTTGCATGGCGAATTATTAAAAGTTAGAAGTACGCAGAATAAAAATCTAATTTTAGATTGGACTGAAGATTTGCATACAGGAGATTTAGATACAAACGGAAATCAACTACGTCCGCATATTGTTTGGTTTGGCGAAGAAGTTCCTGCGCTCGAAGAAGCAATTGACATAACCGAAACTGCAGATTATTTTGCTGTAATCGGGACTTCACTGCAAGTTTATCCAGCAGCTGGATTAATCGCTTATACACCAAGTACAACTCCTGTTTTTTATATTGATCCAAAACCAATTGCGATTCCGAATCTTCGAAATAAAGTCGAAACAATTGCAAAATTTGCTTCTGAAGGGGTTACCGATATGAGAGAAAAATTATTGACCTTAGAAAAAACAACATGA
- a CDS encoding undecaprenyl-phosphate glucose phosphotransferase has translation MKILQKLSHYRISRYYKLLFVVVDIVLLNLATILSALARFGNLDKLLSKDEKTISLVAILIWVALLLQKDSNRSVRVEPIESILWRTIKKISIHAALVSIFVVYLKYNDISRLRLFYFYLIFFGLLMFSRYFSMKLLKYVRAQGYNFKTFIVVGVNESGEKIRKVLAKDLTYGYRFLGFFDEKKDQKVVDPNLIIGGFEDIKAFLNENEVDEMYVALHIDNIEIINELTKICEQNMVRIKFIPDFQLYTKASKVEVAFYENTPVLMFRPEPLEFASNRLLKKIFDICFSGLVILLVFPWLFPIIMIIIKLESPGPVFFKQERSGRDNRSFTCLKFRSMYINGLAHNKQAQKGDSRITRFGGFIRKTSIDELPQFFNVFFGDMSVVGPRPHMVNLAKEYSDLINNYLVRQYAKPGITGWAQVNGFRGETKVLSDMENRVEYDIWYIENWSFLLDIKIIVKTVINIFKGEENAY, from the coding sequence ATGAAAATTCTACAAAAATTATCGCACTATCGAATTTCACGTTATTACAAACTTTTGTTTGTAGTAGTCGATATTGTTTTGTTGAATCTCGCAACTATACTTTCAGCATTGGCAAGATTTGGAAATTTGGATAAATTATTGTCTAAAGACGAAAAAACCATTTCGCTCGTAGCCATTTTGATTTGGGTGGCTTTATTGCTTCAAAAAGACTCTAATCGAAGTGTTAGGGTAGAACCAATAGAATCGATATTGTGGAGAACTATCAAAAAGATTTCAATTCACGCCGCTTTGGTTTCAATATTCGTTGTTTACCTAAAATATAATGATATTTCAAGACTTCGTTTGTTTTATTTCTACCTGATATTTTTTGGATTGCTGATGTTTTCCCGATATTTTTCAATGAAACTTTTAAAATATGTTCGAGCGCAAGGATATAATTTTAAAACCTTTATTGTTGTTGGCGTAAACGAGTCTGGAGAAAAAATTCGAAAAGTACTAGCGAAAGATTTGACTTACGGATATCGTTTTTTAGGATTTTTTGATGAAAAAAAGGATCAGAAAGTTGTTGATCCCAATTTGATTATCGGAGGTTTTGAAGATATTAAAGCATTTTTGAACGAGAATGAAGTAGATGAAATGTATGTGGCATTGCATATTGACAACATCGAAATCATTAACGAACTAACCAAAATTTGTGAGCAGAACATGGTTCGTATTAAATTTATTCCAGATTTTCAGCTGTATACAAAAGCAAGTAAAGTAGAGGTTGCGTTTTATGAAAACACACCTGTTTTAATGTTTCGTCCAGAACCTCTGGAATTTGCTTCAAACAGACTTCTCAAAAAGATTTTTGATATTTGTTTTTCAGGTTTGGTAATCTTGCTGGTTTTTCCGTGGCTGTTTCCAATTATTATGATTATTATAAAACTAGAATCGCCTGGTCCTGTGTTTTTTAAACAAGAAAGATCGGGTAGAGATAATAGATCTTTTACATGTCTGAAATTTAGAAGCATGTATATAAATGGTCTTGCTCATAATAAACAGGCACAAAAAGGAGATAGTCGTATAACTAGATTTGGTGGCTTTATTCGTAAAACTAGTATCGACGAATTACCTCAGTTTTTTAATGTCTTTTTTGGAGACATGTCGGTTGTTGGACCAAGACCGCATATGGTTAATCTTGCCAAAGAATACAGTGATTTAATCAATAATTATTTGGTGCGCCAATATGCAAAACCTGGAATTACAGGTTGGGCGCAAGTAAATGGTTTTAGAGGCGAAACAAAAGTTCTAAGCGATATGGAAAATAGAGTAGAATACGATATTTGGTACATCGAAAACTGGAGCTTTTTGCTTGATATAAAGATTATCGTAAAAACTGTTATCAATATTTTTAAAGGTGAGGAAAACGCTTACTAA
- the cysC gene encoding adenylyl-sulfate kinase, with the protein MILIQFTGLSGSGKTTLAENVRHLLLQNNYEAEIVDGDIYRQTICKDLGFSKEDRCENVRRLFNVGRSLIDENKIVLMSVINPYENLRNELRSFQFVKTVFLDCAITSLIERDPKGLYRRALLPDNDQNKIRSFTGISDVFEIPKKADLVLKTDAEKVSVSTNKLYNFILSNLNS; encoded by the coding sequence ATGATTTTAATTCAATTTACAGGTTTATCTGGTTCTGGAAAAACGACGTTGGCAGAAAATGTCAGACATCTTTTGCTTCAAAATAATTATGAAGCCGAAATTGTAGATGGCGATATTTACCGACAAACAATTTGTAAAGATTTAGGATTTTCTAAAGAAGATCGTTGCGAAAATGTTAGACGTCTTTTTAATGTTGGCCGAAGTTTGATCGACGAAAATAAAATCGTTTTGATGTCGGTTATAAATCCGTATGAAAACCTTAGAAATGAATTAAGATCTTTTCAATTTGTTAAAACAGTATTTCTGGATTGCGCCATTACTAGTTTGATCGAAAGAGATCCGAAAGGATTATACAGGAGAGCATTATTGCCCGATAATGATCAAAATAAAATTAGAAGTTTTACAGGAATAAGTGATGTTTTTGAAATTCCTAAAAAAGCAGATTTAGTATTAAAAACAGATGCAGAAAAAGTTTCGGTTTCTACCAATAAACTCTACAATTTTATACTTAGCAATTTAAACTCTTAA
- a CDS encoding FKBP-type peptidyl-prolyl cis-trans isomerase produces the protein MKKLLVAVFTLTLFISCNSTEKDTPVTPPKDYSAENDKEITDYLTKNNLIATKSTTGLYYIINEPGTGAQPTATSKVTVAYKGYFSNGSLFDKSTDSGLTFPLNEVIKGWTEGITYFKEGGSGVLLIPAHLGYGSSPRPGIPAGSVLLFDVKLIKVN, from the coding sequence ATGAAAAAATTATTAGTCGCTGTATTTACCTTAACATTATTTATCTCTTGCAACAGCACAGAAAAAGACACACCTGTTACCCCTCCAAAAGATTATAGTGCAGAGAATGACAAAGAAATCACAGATTATCTGACTAAAAATAATTTGATTGCAACAAAAAGCACTACAGGTCTGTATTATATAATTAACGAGCCAGGAACAGGCGCGCAACCAACCGCTACTTCAAAAGTCACTGTTGCATACAAAGGTTATTTTTCCAATGGAAGCCTATTTGACAAAAGTACAGATAGCGGATTGACTTTTCCTCTTAATGAAGTTATTAAAGGTTGGACAGAAGGAATTACTTATTTTAAAGAAGGAGGAAGCGGCGTTCTTCTTATTCCTGCACATTTAGGTTACGGAAGTTCTCCTCGTCCTGGAATACCAGCTGGATCAGTACTTCTTTTCGACGTAAAATTGATTAAAGTAAACTAA
- a CDS encoding T9SS C-terminal target domain-containing protein: MLKIVFFFLTITTSVYAQISGCTDPQAENYSLSSKQNNGSCTYKNLKLTPEYSFRLSDSIKETSGLIAFENLLWTHNDDHDTTIYGLDTLGRIKKKVVLPVVINHDWEEISQDDTYIYIGDFGNNYAGNRTDLRILKIEKKSFLEQNPKIETISFTYSDQTDFSPSKPNKTDFDCEAFIISKDSIYLFTKQWKTSKTTVYALSKESGSQIAKLKLTLDTKGLVTGATYLENKKLIVLCGYTKIGKPFFYLLYDFKNQNFLSGNKRRIDLRLPFHQVEGIATKDGLHYFITNESLVRKPILNNPQQIHYFNLSSVLGLYLDK; encoded by the coding sequence ATGCTAAAAATTGTTTTTTTCTTTTTAACAATCACCACTTCGGTTTACGCCCAAATTTCTGGTTGCACAGATCCACAGGCAGAGAATTACAGTTTGTCATCTAAACAAAATAATGGAAGTTGCACCTACAAAAATTTGAAACTCACGCCAGAATATTCTTTTCGATTAAGTGATTCTATAAAAGAAACTTCAGGATTAATTGCTTTTGAAAATTTACTTTGGACACACAACGACGATCATGACACTACAATTTATGGTTTAGATACTTTAGGAAGAATTAAAAAGAAAGTTGTTCTTCCGGTAGTTATCAATCATGATTGGGAAGAAATCTCTCAAGACGATACTTATATTTATATCGGCGATTTTGGAAACAATTATGCTGGAAATAGAACCGATTTAAGAATTCTTAAAATCGAGAAAAAGTCTTTTCTAGAACAAAATCCAAAAATAGAAACCATTTCATTTACTTATTCTGATCAAACTGATTTTTCTCCTTCAAAACCAAACAAAACCGATTTTGATTGTGAAGCTTTTATTATTTCCAAAGACAGCATTTACTTGTTTACCAAACAATGGAAAACGTCTAAAACTACTGTTTATGCACTTTCAAAAGAATCTGGATCTCAAATTGCAAAATTAAAATTGACATTAGACACAAAAGGTTTGGTTACTGGCGCCACTTATTTGGAGAACAAAAAACTAATTGTTTTGTGCGGCTACACTAAAATTGGAAAACCTTTCTTTTATCTGCTTTACGATTTTAAAAATCAGAATTTCTTGTCTGGAAATAAACGAAGAATCGATTTAAGACTTCCTTTTCATCAAGTAGAAGGAATTGCAACAAAAGACGGACTTCATTATTTTATTACCAACGAATCTCTCGTTCGAAAACCTATTTTGAACAATCCGCAACAAATTCATTATTTTAATCTGAGTTCTGTTCTTGGTTTGTATCTCGATAAATAA
- a CDS encoding aspartyl/asparaginyl beta-hydroxylase domain-containing protein: MNPSSCQLPISFSVDKLQNDLLVCEKNLWTPHFNTNRYEGNWTSVSLRSQSGLENDILSFPNKEYKNTPLLDDCSYFKEIMDWFQCEKEAVRLLRLGPQSEIKKHVDNDTSYEDGFFRIHIPIITNPEVYFYVDHKLVPMKMGECWYANFQLPHSVENKSKEPRIHLTLDCIRNEWSDLLFSKIGFDLNYVSKYEYSEEVKRQIIAELSRNPSETNTKIIAELQLQMNS; the protein is encoded by the coding sequence ATGAATCCTTCTTCCTGCCAACTTCCTATATCTTTTTCTGTAGATAAACTGCAAAATGATTTATTGGTTTGCGAAAAAAATCTGTGGACACCACATTTTAATACCAATCGATATGAAGGAAATTGGACAAGTGTTTCTTTGCGATCGCAATCGGGATTAGAAAATGATATTCTTTCTTTTCCGAATAAAGAATATAAGAATACGCCCCTGCTTGACGATTGTTCTTATTTTAAGGAAATAATGGATTGGTTTCAATGCGAAAAAGAAGCCGTAAGATTATTAAGACTCGGACCTCAAAGTGAAATTAAAAAGCACGTAGATAATGATACTTCTTATGAAGATGGTTTTTTTAGGATTCATATTCCTATTATTACCAATCCTGAAGTTTATTTTTATGTAGATCATAAATTGGTTCCAATGAAAATGGGGGAGTGCTGGTATGCTAATTTTCAGTTGCCGCATAGTGTGGAGAACAAAAGCAAAGAGCCTAGAATTCACTTAACATTAGATTGCATAAGAAATGAATGGTCTGATCTATTGTTTTCTAAAATAGGTTTTGATTTGAATTATGTGTCAAAATATGAATATTCAGAAGAGGTAAAACGACAAATTATAGCAGAGCTTTCTAGAAATCCTTCAGAAACTAATACGAAGATTATTGCCGAACTTCAATTGCAAATGAACTCATAA
- a CDS encoding sulfotransferase family protein produces the protein MENVKDLISNWIPVKLIENDNQVYFEWLYLADVPFIDPFFDETIAKCQSHNYNSKQFKFISTIQNSIDWSKELDFVELKGLVFHVSRCGSTMLSQSLATSSENIMVSEASIIDQILRTDAFDEDTKTLLLKSVLKFLGQKRFPEQKHLIIKLDAWSVFKSSYLRSIFPEIPFALLYRNPGEVLRSHQKQAGMHMVPNIIPLSVFEITSKEVQEVSFRQYQVLVLEKYFQSFLDFYEIDQNVIMLNYNDGMKNVIERFVTFINVDYSENELNVMLERLKRHSKNESAVFNGDSYKDDVLSANLSQLNVLHEKLNANLIEDLAD, from the coding sequence ATGGAAAATGTAAAAGACCTTATTTCGAATTGGATTCCAGTTAAATTGATTGAAAATGATAATCAGGTTTATTTCGAATGGCTTTATTTAGCAGACGTGCCTTTTATTGATCCTTTTTTTGATGAAACTATTGCGAAATGCCAAAGTCATAATTATAATTCGAAGCAATTTAAATTTATAAGTACAATACAAAATAGTATTGATTGGTCTAAAGAATTAGATTTTGTTGAGTTAAAGGGATTGGTTTTTCATGTATCAAGATGCGGATCTACTATGTTGAGTCAGTCTCTTGCAACTTCTTCTGAAAATATAATGGTTTCTGAAGCCTCTATAATCGATCAGATTCTAAGAACTGACGCTTTTGATGAGGATACTAAAACGCTTTTACTGAAATCAGTTTTAAAATTCTTAGGTCAGAAAAGATTTCCCGAACAAAAACATTTAATTATAAAATTAGATGCTTGGAGTGTTTTTAAAAGTTCATATTTAAGATCTATTTTTCCTGAAATTCCTTTTGCGTTATTGTATCGAAATCCGGGAGAAGTTTTAAGATCACATCAAAAGCAAGCGGGCATGCATATGGTTCCTAATATAATTCCGTTAAGTGTTTTTGAAATTACTTCTAAAGAGGTTCAAGAGGTGAGTTTTCGACAATATCAAGTTTTGGTTTTAGAAAAATATTTTCAAAGTTTTCTAGATTTTTATGAAATAGACCAAAATGTAATAATGCTCAATTATAATGACGGAATGAAAAATGTTATAGAACGGTTTGTAACTTTTATTAATGTTGATTATTCTGAGAACGAACTAAATGTGATGTTGGAACGTCTTAAAAGACATTCTAAAAATGAAAGTGCAGTTTTTAATGGAGATTCTTATAAAGATGATGTTTTATCTGCGAATTTATCTCAGCTCAACGTTTTGCACGAAAAGCTTAATGCTAATTTGATTGAAGATTTAGCTGACTGA
- a CDS encoding cob(I)yrinic acid a,c-diamide adenosyltransferase codes for MKVYTKTGDKGTTALFGGTRVPKDHIRIDSYGTVDELNSYIGLIRDQEMDSHYKTILIEIQDRLFTVGAILATPQEKEVLKNGKLRLENLGIIDSDIELLENEIDKMDESLPPMTHFVLPGGHPTVSHCHIARCICRRAERLAVHLSHNEHVPEIAITYLNRLSDYLFVLARKLSSDLKAEEVKWIPRK; via the coding sequence ATGAAAGTATATACCAAAACAGGCGATAAAGGCACAACGGCACTTTTTGGAGGAACCCGTGTACCAAAAGATCATATCAGAATTGACAGTTACGGAACCGTTGATGAGTTGAATTCTTATATCGGACTAATCCGTGATCAAGAAATGGATTCGCATTATAAAACGATTTTAATCGAAATTCAAGACCGACTTTTTACTGTTGGTGCCATTTTGGCAACTCCACAGGAAAAAGAAGTTTTGAAAAACGGAAAACTTCGCTTAGAAAATCTCGGAATAATTGATTCCGATATTGAATTGCTCGAAAACGAAATAGACAAAATGGACGAAAGCCTTCCGCCAATGACGCATTTTGTTTTACCAGGAGGCCATCCAACTGTGTCACATTGTCATATAGCACGCTGTATTTGTCGCAGAGCAGAACGTTTAGCCGTGCATTTAAGTCATAATGAACACGTTCCTGAAATAGCAATTACGTACTTAAACCGACTTTCTGACTACCTTTTTGTCTTGGCACGAAAGTTGTCCTCAGACTTAAAAGCGGAGGAAGTGAAATGGATACCCAGAAAATAA
- a CDS encoding DUF2795 domain-containing protein: MYWTLELASYLSDAPWPANKDELIDYAIRAGAPLEVVENLQSIEDEGEIYESMEEIWPDYPTDEDYLWNEDEY; this comes from the coding sequence ATGTATTGGACATTAGAATTAGCATCTTATTTAAGTGATGCGCCATGGCCTGCTAACAAAGACGAACTTATAGACTACGCTATTAGAGCTGGTGCTCCATTAGAAGTAGTAGAAAACCTTCAATCAATCGAAGATGAGGGTGAGATATATGAATCAATGGAAGAAATTTGGCCTGATTATCCAACAGACGAAGATTATCTTTGGAATGAGGATGAATATTAA
- a CDS encoding sterol desaturase family protein, with protein MIFESWLQQLTQFNIFWLFVFFLVENAVLVGLSVLIGKILEPENTFLKNKDRKWVLSTLICNTFITLIGFELYRYGILKIDFSASIQLIIFDTLLLILLMDFFMFIFHFLVHHLKWIYPIHKLHHTHVETNVYSLYVLHPIETLGFGFIWLFLITILKFNYLSIIIYLILNLSYGIFGHLKKDIFPSFWYSNYFTKWISTTRFHNDHHKNESRNYGFYFTIWDKIFKTII; from the coding sequence ATGATTTTTGAAAGCTGGTTACAGCAATTAACTCAATTCAATATCTTCTGGCTCTTTGTTTTCTTTTTAGTAGAAAATGCAGTGTTAGTTGGATTATCTGTTTTAATTGGAAAAATTCTGGAACCAGAAAACACTTTTTTAAAGAATAAAGATCGAAAATGGGTGCTTTCTACATTGATCTGTAATACATTTATAACTTTAATAGGATTTGAATTGTATCGCTATGGAATCCTGAAAATAGATTTTTCGGCATCTATTCAACTTATCATTTTTGATACTCTTTTATTGATTCTTTTAATGGATTTTTTCATGTTTATTTTTCATTTTCTAGTTCATCACTTAAAATGGATTTATCCAATTCATAAGCTGCATCATACACATGTAGAAACCAATGTTTACAGTTTGTATGTTCTACATCCTATTGAAACTTTAGGTTTTGGATTTATTTGGCTGTTTTTAATTACGATTTTGAAGTTTAATTATTTGAGTATCATTATTTATCTCATTCTAAATCTGTCTTATGGAATATTTGGGCATTTAAAAAAAGATATCTTTCCATCTTTCTGGTACAGTAATTACTTTACAAAATGGATTTCGACTACTAGATTCCATAATGATCATCATAAAAATGAATCTCGCAACTACGGTTTTTACTTCACAATCTGGGATAAAATTTTTAAAACCATAATTTAA
- the purB gene encoding adenylosuccinate lyase: protein MTTLNELNAISPIDGRYRNKTQNLAPFFSEEALIKYRVLVEVEYFIALCQIPLPQLKGIDSSLFESLRNIYKNFSTEDALWIKETEKVTNHDVKAVEYFIKDAFEKLGLSQYKEFIHFGLTSQDINNTAIPLSTKEAFEQVYMPTLIAVIAKLKELSVEWKDIPMLARTHGQPASPTRLGKEILVFVERLEEQMRLLFNIPFATKFGGATGNFNAHHVAYPQIDWKQFGNKFVETDLGLKHSFPTTQIEHYDHFVAFFDALKRINTIIIDLDRDIWTYVSMDYFKQKIKAGEIGSSAMPHKVNPIDFENSEGNLGIANAIFEHLVAKLPVSRLQRDLTDSTVLRNVGVPFGHTIIAFEATLKGLNKLLLNEGKFAEDLEKNWAVVAEAIQTILRREAYPNPYEALKGLTRTNEAIDKNAIHNFIATLEVSDAVRAELLAITPSNYTGI, encoded by the coding sequence ATGACTACTCTAAACGAATTGAATGCTATATCTCCAATTGATGGAAGATATAGAAATAAAACTCAAAATTTAGCACCTTTCTTCTCTGAAGAAGCTTTAATAAAATACCGCGTTTTGGTTGAAGTGGAATACTTCATTGCGTTATGCCAAATTCCATTGCCTCAGTTGAAAGGTATTGATTCTAGCTTATTTGAAAGCTTGAGAAACATCTACAAAAACTTCTCAACAGAAGATGCGCTTTGGATTAAAGAAACAGAGAAAGTAACTAACCACGACGTAAAAGCGGTTGAATACTTTATTAAAGATGCTTTTGAAAAATTAGGTTTATCTCAATACAAAGAGTTCATTCACTTCGGATTAACGTCTCAAGATATTAACAACACTGCTATTCCGCTTTCTACAAAAGAAGCGTTTGAGCAAGTTTATATGCCAACCTTAATTGCTGTAATTGCAAAATTAAAAGAATTAAGCGTTGAATGGAAAGACATCCCGATGTTAGCGCGTACACACGGACAACCAGCTTCTCCTACTCGTTTAGGGAAAGAGATTTTGGTATTTGTTGAGCGTTTAGAAGAGCAAATGCGTTTGTTATTCAATATTCCGTTTGCGACTAAATTTGGCGGAGCAACAGGAAACTTTAATGCACACCACGTAGCATACCCACAAATTGACTGGAAACAATTCGGAAATAAATTTGTTGAAACAGATCTTGGTTTAAAACATTCATTCCCAACAACACAAATTGAGCATTACGATCATTTTGTCGCTTTCTTTGATGCTTTAAAAAGAATCAACACTATTATCATCGATTTAGATCGTGATATCTGGACGTATGTTTCAATGGATTATTTCAAACAAAAAATCAAAGCTGGAGAAATTGGTTCATCTGCAATGCCACATAAAGTGAATCCAATTGATTTTGAAAACTCTGAAGGAAATTTAGGAATTGCAAATGCTATTTTTGAACATTTGGTCGCTAAATTACCAGTTTCAAGATTACAGCGTGATTTAACTGACAGTACTGTTTTACGTAATGTTGGTGTTCCTTTTGGACATACTATTATTGCTTTTGAAGCGACTTTGAAAGGTTTAAATAAATTACTTTTAAACGAAGGTAAATTTGCTGAAGATTTAGAGAAAAACTGGGCAGTTGTAGCAGAAGCTATCCAAACAATTTTACGTCGTGAAGCTTATCCAAATCCATATGAAGCTCTAAAAGGTTTGACTAGAACCAACGAAGCAATTGACAAAAATGCAATTCATAACTTCATTGCAACTTTAGAAGTTTCAGACGCTGTTAGAGCAGAATTATTAGCAATAACGCCTAGCAACTACACAGGAATTTAA
- a CDS encoding ABC transporter ATP-binding protein: MAEPLIKITDIRRNFILGNETVYVLKGINLEIQKGEYVALMGPSGSGKSTLMNLLGCLDTPTSGRYILNGKDVSQMKDDELAEIRNKEIGFVFQTFNLLPRTTALDNVALPMIYAGYGKSERIARATEVLKQVNLADRMDHQPNQLSGGQRQRVAVARALVNKPSIILADEPTGNLDSKTSVEIMKLFGDIHAQGNTVILVTHEEDIAAYAHRIIRLRDGLIESDTRKSV; this comes from the coding sequence ATGGCTGAACCATTAATTAAAATAACCGACATTAGACGAAATTTTATTTTGGGCAATGAAACGGTTTATGTTTTAAAAGGAATAAATCTAGAAATACAAAAAGGCGAATATGTTGCTTTAATGGGACCTTCTGGATCTGGAAAATCAACATTAATGAATTTATTAGGCTGTTTGGACACGCCAACCTCTGGACGTTATATTTTAAACGGAAAAGATGTCAGTCAAATGAAAGATGATGAATTGGCCGAAATTAGAAACAAAGAGATTGGTTTTGTTTTTCAGACATTCAACCTTTTGCCTAGAACTACTGCTTTAGATAATGTTGCATTACCAATGATTTATGCCGGTTACGGCAAATCTGAAAGAATTGCGCGTGCCACCGAAGTTTTAAAACAAGTTAATTTGGCCGACAGAATGGATCACCAGCCGAATCAGCTTTCTGGAGGACAACGCCAGCGTGTTGCCGTTGCAAGAGCTTTAGTCAATAAACCTTCGATCATTCTTGCCGATGAACCAACAGGAAACTTAGACAGTAAAACTTCTGTAGAAATCATGAAACTTTTTGGAGATATTCACGCACAAGGAAATACTGTAATTCTTGTAACTCACGAAGAAGACATCGCGGCTTATGCACATAGAATTATTCGTTTGAGAGACGGTTTAATTGAAAGCGACACAAGAAAATCTGTTTAA
- a CDS encoding DUF6565 domain-containing protein translates to MTAQFAPPAPSPKQQLRDALFGAGRIGDDMSFSWVNAQNIHSVYQQFVHTVENNKDKYSREDWDEIKLMYEALDSRKNTVEKEGLTADDNRKIAGLKIKFAPMYKINRMGAKSEENKEAKK, encoded by the coding sequence ATGACCGCCCAATTTGCCCCTCCAGCTCCTAGTCCGAAACAGCAGTTAAGAGATGCTTTGTTTGGTGCAGGAAGAATTGGTGATGATATGAGTTTTAGCTGGGTTAATGCCCAAAATATTCATAGCGTTTATCAGCAGTTTGTTCATACTGTAGAAAATAATAAAGACAAATATTCTAGAGAAGATTGGGATGAAATTAAATTAATGTACGAAGCTCTTGACAGTCGTAAAAATACAGTTGAAAAAGAAGGTTTGACAGCTGACGATAACCGAAAAATTGCTGGTTTGAAAATTAAATTTGCACCAATGTATAAGATAAACAGAATGGGAGCTAAATCTGAAGAAAATAAAGAAGCAAAAAAATAA
- a CDS encoding class I SAM-dependent methyltransferase, with amino-acid sequence MFFQIKSYLTFLWHSKNEHAVHSPFVFSLLTKCFYDKKSKPEYAILKKYRKSLLENKNFIEVTDFGAGSRVFKSNRRQISKIAQTAGISPKRAELLFRVTHYFQPSTILEIGTSLGLATAALALGNPKAKVVTIEGCPNTANIAQNQLTEFDCSNVENVISEFESFLISENIQATNYNLIYFDGNHSKKATLEYFDLLLPTIDNDSVWIFDDIHWSEDMEEAWGIIKNHPKVKVTIDTYQWGFVFFRREQPKEHFIIRA; translated from the coding sequence ATGTTCTTTCAAATTAAATCTTATCTAACTTTTCTTTGGCATTCTAAAAACGAACATGCAGTGCATTCTCCATTTGTTTTCAGCCTGTTAACTAAATGCTTTTATGATAAGAAATCTAAACCAGAATACGCCATTCTAAAAAAATACAGAAAATCGCTTTTAGAGAATAAAAATTTCATTGAAGTAACCGATTTTGGAGCAGGTTCAAGAGTTTTTAAATCAAATAGAAGGCAAATTTCTAAAATCGCACAAACAGCAGGAATTTCGCCAAAACGTGCAGAATTATTGTTTCGTGTAACCCATTATTTTCAGCCTTCAACTATTCTAGAAATAGGAACATCTTTGGGTTTAGCAACTGCTGCATTAGCTTTAGGAAATCCGAAAGCGAAAGTAGTAACAATAGAAGGTTGTCCAAATACTGCAAATATTGCTCAAAATCAACTAACTGAATTTGATTGCAGTAATGTAGAAAATGTAATTTCTGAATTTGAATCTTTTTTGATTTCTGAAAACATTCAAGCAACAAATTATAATCTGATATATTTTGACGGAAATCATTCTAAGAAAGCAACTTTAGAATATTTTGACCTTTTATTGCCAACAATCGACAATGATTCTGTTTGGATTTTTGATGATATTCATTGGTCAGAAGATATGGAAGAAGCTTGGGGGATTATAAAAAATCATCCAAAAGTAAAAGTCACCATTGATACTTATCAGTGGGGATTTGTATTCTTTAGAAGAGAACAGCCGAAAGAGCATTTTATAATTAGAGCATAA